From a region of the Hyalangium ruber genome:
- a CDS encoding rhodanese-like domain-containing protein, which translates to MELRIPCAELYLRLGDEDVLVLDCRCPEHWEEVEFHIPGALRMSPDEVARDLFILPDDELIVLCGCEQDGEEVLRLCRLLVLRGRNAVCLQGGIQGWMNEGFPTERHLCPTPTFNSSREAGAEGW; encoded by the coding sequence ATGGAGCTCCGTATCCCCTGCGCCGAGTTGTACCTTCGGCTCGGGGACGAAGATGTCCTGGTCCTGGATTGTCGCTGCCCGGAGCACTGGGAGGAGGTCGAGTTCCACATCCCAGGAGCCCTGCGGATGAGCCCGGACGAGGTCGCTCGGGATCTGTTCATCCTCCCGGACGATGAGCTGATCGTCCTCTGCGGCTGTGAGCAGGACGGGGAAGAGGTGCTGCGGCTCTGTCGCCTGCTCGTGCTGCGAGGGCGCAACGCCGTCTGCCTCCAGGGGGGCATCCAGGGCTGGATGAACGAGGGTTTCCCCACGGAGCGACACCTGTGTCCTACACCTACCTTCAACAGCTCGCGTGAAGCCGGCGCCGAAGGGTGGTAA
- a CDS encoding DsrE family protein — protein sequence MAGRVFFFLQHATYEPAFQAASMGITAAAMGDEVYFVFAFDALRQLVRGTFGLPHSEKERAESARAEGLGVPTPARMLEEARALGAKLIACDTTVRICGFVPQELEGTLDEVMGLASMWRMTAGARTLAL from the coding sequence ATGGCCGGACGCGTCTTCTTCTTCCTGCAGCACGCCACGTATGAGCCCGCGTTCCAGGCGGCGTCGATGGGCATCACCGCGGCGGCGATGGGAGACGAGGTGTACTTCGTCTTCGCCTTCGATGCGCTGCGCCAGCTGGTGCGCGGCACCTTCGGGTTGCCGCACAGTGAGAAGGAGCGGGCCGAGAGCGCGCGAGCCGAGGGGCTCGGGGTGCCGACACCAGCACGGATGCTCGAGGAGGCACGGGCGCTGGGCGCGAAGCTCATCGCCTGCGACACCACGGTGCGCATCTGCGGCTTTGTCCCACAGGAGCTGGAAGGCACTCTGGACGAGGTGATGGGCCTGGCCTCGATGTGGCGCATGACGGCGGGCGCACGCACGCTTGCCCTCTGA
- a CDS encoding acyl-CoA dehydrogenase family protein: MLHGYGLYQEEHEAFRRTVRAVVDKELLPFAQEWEAREEFPRELFRRFGELGFLGLKYPEEYGGSAAGELYEAVLLEELGRCGSGGVSAGLAAQFTISTGPLQLFGTDAQKRRFLAPAIRGEKIGALGITEPDAGSDVAGLRTTAVRDGEHYIVNGSKTYITNGVRADFVVLAVKTDPTAGHKGLSMLILEKGTPGFSVGRKLQKLGWRASDTAELFFEDCRIPAENLLGQEGQGFYQIMGNFQWERLSLALGALGAMEDMLEKVLVHVKQRRAFGQTLSGFQVVRHKLADLFTELECARQLTYHALRLHVGGQYAVAQTSMAKKVATETACRVADACLQLHGGAGYMMEYDIQRHWRDARLGPIGGGTSEVMNEIIAKQLGL, translated from the coding sequence ATGCTGCACGGCTACGGGCTGTACCAGGAGGAGCACGAGGCCTTCCGTCGCACGGTGCGTGCGGTGGTGGACAAGGAGCTCCTCCCCTTCGCTCAGGAGTGGGAGGCCCGGGAGGAGTTCCCCCGAGAGCTGTTCCGCCGCTTCGGCGAGCTGGGCTTCCTCGGCCTGAAGTACCCGGAGGAGTACGGGGGCTCGGCCGCCGGAGAGCTGTACGAGGCGGTGCTCCTGGAGGAGCTGGGCCGCTGCGGCTCCGGAGGCGTCTCCGCAGGCCTGGCCGCTCAGTTCACCATCTCCACCGGCCCGCTCCAGTTGTTCGGCACGGACGCGCAGAAGCGGCGCTTCCTCGCCCCCGCCATCCGAGGCGAGAAGATCGGCGCCCTGGGGATTACGGAGCCCGACGCCGGCTCGGACGTGGCGGGTCTGCGCACCACCGCCGTGCGCGACGGGGAGCACTACATCGTCAACGGCTCCAAGACGTACATCACCAACGGCGTGCGCGCCGACTTCGTGGTGCTGGCGGTGAAGACGGATCCGACGGCCGGTCACAAGGGCCTGTCCATGCTGATCCTCGAGAAGGGCACGCCGGGCTTCAGCGTGGGGCGCAAGCTGCAGAAGCTCGGGTGGCGCGCCTCGGACACCGCGGAGCTGTTCTTCGAGGACTGCCGCATCCCCGCCGAGAACCTGCTCGGCCAGGAGGGGCAGGGCTTCTACCAGATCATGGGCAACTTCCAGTGGGAGCGCCTGTCCCTGGCGCTCGGCGCGCTCGGGGCCATGGAGGACATGCTGGAGAAGGTGCTCGTCCACGTGAAGCAGCGGCGCGCCTTCGGCCAGACCCTGAGCGGCTTCCAGGTGGTGCGCCACAAGCTCGCGGACCTCTTCACCGAGCTCGAATGCGCGCGGCAGCTCACCTACCACGCGCTGCGCCTGCACGTGGGCGGGCAGTACGCCGTGGCGCAGACCTCCATGGCCAAGAAGGTGGCCACCGAGACGGCCTGCCGCGTCGCCGACGCCTGCCTCCAGCTCCACGGGGGCGCCGGCTACATGATGGAGTATGACATCCAGCGTCATTGGCGCGACGCCCGCCTGGGCCCCATCGGCGGCGGCACCAGCGAGGTGATGAACGAGATCATCGCCAAGCAACTCGGGCTGTAG
- the asd gene encoding aspartate-semialdehyde dehydrogenase yields MSKLRAVLIGATGLAGQQFIAALQNHPFIELTGLAASPRSAGKPYAEALRTANGMTAWFVPEPLSPELARMTVVSGDAVQGKDYDIAFSAVEADVARELEPRLAKDIPVFSAASAFRYEADVPLLIPPVNAHHAPLIREQQRRRGFKGFIVPIPNCTTTGLAVTLAPLAERFGIKAVLMTSMQAMSGAGRSPGVIGLDILDNVIPFIPKEEGKVEVETKKILGTLQADGASIAGHDVKVSCTCTRVAVLEGHTESVFVSLGKKATVAEVTAAMREWKGAEVSRNLPSAPPRWIEVLDDPFRPQPRLDRDTHGGMATTVGRVREDAVLENGFKYLLVSHNTKMGAAKGAILVAELMRAQGLLG; encoded by the coding sequence ATGTCGAAGCTCCGGGCCGTCCTCATTGGCGCCACCGGCCTTGCCGGTCAGCAGTTCATCGCCGCCCTCCAGAACCACCCCTTCATCGAACTCACCGGGCTGGCGGCCTCGCCGCGCTCGGCGGGCAAGCCGTACGCGGAGGCCCTGCGCACCGCCAACGGCATGACGGCGTGGTTCGTCCCCGAGCCGCTCTCGCCCGAGCTGGCCCGCATGACCGTGGTGAGCGGTGACGCGGTGCAGGGCAAGGACTACGACATCGCCTTCTCCGCGGTGGAGGCGGACGTGGCGCGCGAGCTCGAGCCCCGCCTCGCCAAGGACATCCCCGTCTTTTCGGCCGCGAGCGCCTTCCGCTACGAGGCGGACGTGCCGCTGCTGATTCCTCCCGTCAACGCCCACCACGCGCCGCTCATCCGCGAGCAGCAGCGCCGCCGAGGCTTCAAGGGCTTCATCGTCCCCATCCCCAACTGCACCACCACGGGCCTGGCCGTCACCCTGGCGCCGCTGGCCGAGCGCTTCGGCATCAAGGCGGTGCTGATGACGAGCATGCAGGCCATGTCGGGCGCGGGCCGCTCGCCGGGCGTCATCGGCCTGGACATCCTCGACAACGTCATCCCCTTCATCCCCAAGGAGGAGGGGAAGGTGGAGGTGGAGACCAAGAAGATCCTCGGCACGCTGCAGGCGGACGGCGCCTCCATCGCCGGCCATGACGTGAAGGTGTCCTGCACCTGCACCCGCGTGGCGGTGCTCGAGGGCCACACCGAGTCCGTCTTCGTGTCCCTGGGCAAGAAGGCCACGGTGGCCGAAGTCACGGCCGCCATGCGCGAGTGGAAGGGCGCCGAGGTGTCGCGCAACCTGCCGTCCGCTCCGCCGCGCTGGATCGAGGTGCTCGACGATCCGTTCCGCCCCCAGCCCCGGCTGGACCGGGACACCCACGGCGGCATGGCCACCACGGTGGGCCGGGTGCGCGAGGACGCGGTGCTGGAGAACGGCTTCAAGTACCTGCTCGTCTCCCACAACACCAAGATGGGGGCGGCCAAGGGCGCCATCCTGGTGGCCGAGCTGATGCGGGCCCAGGGCCTGCTGGGCTGA
- the hrpB gene encoding ATP-dependent helicase HrpB yields MPEVALPIDPLLPEIVSTLRGARSLVLEAPPGAGKTTRVPRALLEAKLGQGKEIIVLQPRRLPTRLAAQRVSEELGERVGETVGYQVRFEDVRGPKTRLSFVTEGVLGRRLLSDPELRDVGIVVLDEFHERHLAADVSLAMLRRLQEGPRPDLKIVVMSATLEAEPIRAYLGNCPGLRSEGRRFDVSLEYLPAADDRYLDAQVVSAIKRVFAAGMDGDILVFLPGAGEIRRARDACAEFAERHGVDVLPLHGDLPPAEQDRAVRRSSRRKIILSTNVAETSVTIDGVAVVIDAGLARVASHSPWSGLPTLKLSKVSRASATQRAGRAGRTRSGHCLRLYTQHDFEGRPEQDAPEIRRVDLAETVLSLRASGVRDLTSFPFFEPPPAASLEAAETLLRRLGAVDAQGRVTDIGNRLLRFPVHPRQARIIVEGERRGVGADSAALAALMGERDIRREARANLGGSGRSSAVVSGPSDLLELLERFREAERADFANGRLHSLSLEPGAVQSVDRVQRQLRRVVRDSGRRPDRPEAVEEALMLSVLAGYPDRVAKRRRPRAPELLLFGGGTAALSELSVVQDAELMVAVDAEERPGRGAMVRLASAVEPEWLLDLYPDALEEVDALQWNADSRRVERITRLAYGNLVLEETRTPAPPSEEAARVLVEAALAAGPGRFADPEALTQWRTRVALLAGAFPEAGFPTVDDAFLRDSLASLCSGARSFADLEGVSLLDALYSRLTSEQARLLSNHAPERVTLPGGRGVKVYYEPGKPPWVESRLQDFFGMAQGPSVCAGRVPLVLHLLAPNMRAVQVTTDLAGFWERHYPAIRKELCRKYPRHSWPEDPRHAQPPAPRPPRR; encoded by the coding sequence ATGCCCGAAGTCGCCCTCCCCATCGATCCGCTCCTGCCGGAGATCGTCTCCACGCTGCGCGGCGCGCGGTCGCTCGTGCTGGAGGCCCCCCCGGGCGCGGGAAAGACGACGCGCGTTCCCCGGGCGTTGCTGGAGGCGAAGCTCGGTCAGGGCAAGGAGATCATCGTCCTCCAGCCCCGGCGACTCCCCACCCGGCTCGCGGCACAGCGGGTGTCGGAGGAGCTGGGCGAACGGGTCGGCGAGACCGTTGGCTATCAGGTTCGCTTCGAGGACGTCCGAGGCCCCAAGACGCGGCTGTCCTTCGTCACCGAGGGCGTGCTGGGCCGGCGCCTGCTGTCCGACCCGGAGCTGCGCGATGTGGGGATCGTCGTCCTCGACGAGTTCCACGAGCGGCACCTCGCGGCGGATGTGTCGCTCGCGATGCTCCGCCGGCTCCAGGAGGGCCCTCGGCCGGACCTGAAGATCGTCGTCATGTCCGCCACCCTCGAGGCCGAGCCCATCCGCGCCTACCTGGGCAACTGTCCCGGCCTGCGCTCCGAGGGCCGCCGCTTCGACGTCAGCCTGGAGTACCTGCCCGCCGCGGATGACCGGTACCTCGATGCCCAGGTGGTTTCCGCCATCAAGCGCGTCTTCGCCGCTGGCATGGATGGGGACATCCTCGTCTTCCTCCCGGGCGCCGGGGAGATTCGCCGCGCCCGGGACGCCTGCGCCGAGTTCGCCGAGCGCCACGGCGTGGATGTCCTCCCGCTGCACGGCGACCTGCCTCCCGCTGAGCAGGACCGCGCCGTGCGCCGCAGTTCGCGCCGGAAGATCATCCTCTCCACCAATGTCGCGGAGACCTCCGTCACCATCGATGGCGTTGCCGTGGTCATCGATGCCGGACTGGCCCGCGTGGCCTCGCACTCGCCCTGGTCCGGCCTGCCCACGCTCAAGCTGTCCAAGGTCAGCCGAGCCTCCGCCACCCAGCGTGCCGGTCGCGCGGGCCGCACCCGCTCAGGCCACTGTCTGCGGCTCTACACCCAGCACGACTTCGAGGGCCGGCCCGAGCAGGACGCCCCGGAGATCCGCCGCGTGGACCTGGCGGAGACCGTGCTCTCCCTGCGTGCCTCGGGCGTGCGGGATCTGACCTCCTTTCCCTTCTTCGAGCCGCCTCCCGCTGCCTCCCTCGAGGCCGCCGAGACGCTGCTGCGTCGACTGGGCGCGGTGGATGCTCAGGGCCGCGTCACGGACATCGGCAACCGGCTGCTGCGCTTCCCCGTCCACCCTCGCCAGGCGCGCATCATCGTGGAAGGCGAGCGCCGCGGCGTGGGCGCCGACTCGGCCGCGCTCGCCGCGCTCATGGGCGAGCGGGACATCCGCCGCGAGGCCCGTGCCAACCTCGGAGGCTCGGGGCGCTCGTCCGCCGTCGTCAGCGGACCCTCGGATCTGCTGGAGCTCCTGGAGCGCTTCCGCGAGGCCGAGCGCGCGGACTTCGCCAACGGGCGCCTCCACTCGCTCTCCCTGGAGCCCGGCGCCGTGCAGTCCGTGGACCGGGTGCAGCGACAACTCCGGCGCGTCGTCCGAGACTCGGGCCGGCGTCCGGACCGTCCCGAGGCGGTGGAAGAGGCGCTGATGCTCAGCGTGCTCGCCGGCTATCCCGACCGCGTGGCGAAGCGGCGCCGACCTCGCGCCCCGGAGCTACTCCTCTTCGGGGGAGGTACCGCCGCCCTCTCCGAGCTGAGCGTCGTGCAGGACGCCGAGCTGATGGTCGCCGTGGACGCCGAAGAGCGCCCCGGTCGCGGCGCCATGGTGCGCCTGGCCAGCGCCGTGGAGCCCGAGTGGCTGCTGGACCTCTACCCGGACGCCCTGGAGGAGGTGGATGCCCTCCAGTGGAACGCCGACTCCCGGCGCGTCGAGCGCATCACCCGGCTGGCCTACGGCAACCTCGTGCTGGAAGAGACCCGCACCCCCGCGCCCCCTTCCGAAGAGGCCGCCCGGGTGCTGGTGGAGGCCGCGCTCGCCGCGGGCCCCGGCCGCTTCGCCGATCCCGAGGCTCTCACCCAGTGGCGCACCCGCGTGGCGCTGCTGGCGGGGGCCTTCCCCGAGGCCGGTTTTCCCACCGTGGATGACGCCTTCCTGCGCGACTCGCTCGCCTCGCTGTGCTCCGGAGCCCGCAGCTTCGCGGACCTGGAGGGCGTGTCCCTGCTGGACGCGCTCTACTCCCGCCTTACCTCCGAACAGGCGCGGCTGCTGTCCAACCACGCCCCCGAGCGCGTCACCCTGCCCGGCGGCCGAGGCGTGAAGGTGTACTACGAGCCGGGCAAGCCGCCCTGGGTGGAGTCCCGCCTGCAGGACTTCTTCGGCATGGCCCAGGGCCCCAGCGTCTGCGCGGGCCGCGTGCCGCTGGTGCTACACCTGCTCGCGCCCAACATGCGCGCCGTGCAGGTGACGACGGACCTCGCCGGCTTCTGGGAGCGCCACTACCCGGCCATCCGCAAGGAGTTGTGCCGCAAGTACCCCCGGCACAGCTGGCCCGAGGATCCGCGCCACGCCCAGCCACCCGCTCCGCGCCCGCCTCGGCGCTGA
- a CDS encoding GNAT family N-acetyltransferase: MSDSATPQPVTIVPITNEGELFQALAIREVVFIEEQHVPEGIERDAEDAKAYHVLAIQGGHAIGTGRLVMLPQPPPERQGSWAQIGRMAVLQSSRKARVGSMLLEALEEEARRRGVNGIMLHAQLFALEFYKKHGYEAVGSVFMEAGFEHLEMHKTL; this comes from the coding sequence ATGTCCGACTCGGCGACCCCACAGCCCGTCACCATTGTTCCGATCACCAACGAGGGGGAACTGTTCCAGGCGCTGGCCATCCGCGAGGTGGTCTTCATCGAGGAGCAGCATGTTCCCGAGGGCATCGAGCGCGACGCGGAGGACGCGAAGGCCTACCACGTGCTCGCCATCCAGGGCGGCCACGCCATTGGCACGGGCCGCCTGGTGATGCTGCCCCAGCCGCCCCCGGAGCGGCAGGGAAGCTGGGCGCAGATTGGCCGCATGGCGGTGCTGCAGTCCTCGCGCAAGGCGCGGGTGGGCTCCATGCTGCTGGAGGCGCTGGAGGAAGAGGCGCGGCGGCGGGGCGTCAACGGCATCATGCTGCACGCGCAGCTCTTCGCGCTCGAGTTCTACAAGAAGCACGGCTACGAGGCGGTGGGCAGCGTCTTCATGGAAGCCGGCTTCGAGCACCTGGAGATGCACAAGACGCTCTGA
- a CDS encoding MFS transporter, with amino-acid sequence MTPPQVAGRIPLVGFYMLYFGSVGVTQPFLPAYLRSLALSTTQVGLLLALSPLMSLVAPPLWGHLADRTGKISHVLTLLVVGAALGFSPLLGVSTFPALVATLAVYACFASSITPMVDSLALNRVAQVGGNYAHLRLFGSVGFILCTVSFGLVAKSVGQLAVLAPLVLLSTLAVWSLTLRSRTPLGGTPHPLAGLRLLRDNKDLRWLLAATSLHWMACTPYNGMLAIHVLALGLPPSVVGLSAGAGVAAEVAALLLYPRLAHRIAPRHLLGLAFFVSALRWVGMAFATSPVLLVALALLHSMTFGVFYVGSVAFMARRVPQHLRASGQGIFAAVTFGVGGLVGFAASGAGYALLGGGHGLFGVAALLEVVAAVLVLQASPSPKPLPKPDEPIQAAPP; translated from the coding sequence ATGACCCCTCCCCAGGTGGCCGGGCGAATACCCCTCGTCGGCTTCTACATGCTGTATTTCGGCTCGGTCGGCGTCACGCAGCCCTTCCTGCCTGCCTACCTGCGTTCCCTCGCGCTCTCGACCACCCAGGTGGGCCTGCTGCTGGCCCTCTCGCCCCTCATGTCCCTGGTCGCCCCGCCCCTCTGGGGGCACCTCGCCGATCGCACCGGGAAGATCAGCCACGTGCTCACGCTGCTCGTGGTGGGCGCGGCCCTTGGCTTCTCGCCCTTGTTGGGCGTCTCCACCTTCCCCGCCCTCGTGGCCACCCTCGCCGTCTACGCCTGCTTCGCCTCCTCCATCACGCCTATGGTGGACAGCCTGGCGCTCAACCGCGTCGCCCAGGTAGGGGGCAACTATGCCCACCTGCGCCTGTTCGGCTCGGTCGGCTTCATCCTCTGCACCGTCTCCTTCGGGCTGGTCGCCAAGAGCGTGGGCCAGCTCGCCGTACTCGCACCCCTGGTGTTGCTATCCACGCTGGCGGTCTGGAGCCTCACCCTTCGCTCGCGGACCCCGCTGGGCGGCACGCCCCACCCGCTCGCGGGCCTGCGGTTGCTGCGCGACAACAAGGATCTGCGCTGGCTCCTGGCGGCCACCAGCCTCCACTGGATGGCCTGCACCCCCTACAACGGGATGCTGGCCATCCATGTCCTGGCGCTCGGCCTGCCTCCCTCCGTGGTCGGCCTCTCGGCCGGAGCGGGCGTGGCCGCGGAGGTAGCGGCGCTGCTGCTCTACCCGCGCCTGGCCCACCGCATCGCCCCCCGACACCTGTTGGGTCTGGCCTTCTTCGTGAGCGCGCTGCGTTGGGTCGGCATGGCCTTCGCTACCTCCCCGGTCCTCCTGGTGGCGCTCGCGCTGCTGCACAGCATGACCTTCGGCGTCTTCTACGTCGGCAGCGTGGCCTTCATGGCGCGCCGGGTGCCCCAGCACCTGCGGGCCTCCGGACAGGGCATCTTCGCGGCGGTGACATTCGGCGTCGGAGGCCTGGTGGGCTTCGCGGCCTCCGGGGCCGGGTATGCCCTGCTCGGAGGCGGGCATGGACTCTTTGGCGTGGCGGCCCTGCTGGAGGTGGTGGCCGCCGTGCTCGTCCTCCAGGCCTCCCCCTCACCCAAGCCCCTGCCCAAACCCGACGAGCCCATCCAGGCCGCTCCCCCGTGA
- the fdxA gene encoding ferredoxin FdxA, which yields MAYVVAEPCIKCKYTDCVEVCPVNCFYEGANFLVIHPDECIDCGACEPVCPTKAIFPETDLPAKWAEFKALNADFATKWPNIAEKRDGLPEAEEFKDKDNKRHLLDTKPGGKR from the coding sequence ATGGCCTACGTCGTCGCCGAGCCTTGCATCAAGTGCAAGTACACCGACTGTGTCGAGGTGTGCCCGGTCAACTGCTTCTACGAGGGAGCCAACTTCCTCGTCATCCACCCGGATGAGTGCATCGACTGCGGAGCCTGCGAGCCGGTGTGCCCCACCAAGGCCATCTTCCCGGAGACTGACCTCCCCGCGAAGTGGGCGGAGTTCAAGGCGCTGAACGCGGACTTCGCCACCAAGTGGCCGAACATCGCGGAGAAGCGCGACGGGTTGCCCGAGGCCGAGGAGTTCAAGGACAAGGACAACAAGCGCCACCTGCTGGACACCAAGCCCGGCGGCAAGCGCTGA
- a CDS encoding HAD family hydrolase translates to MGAMRPTVLLFDIDGTLVTTGGAGRRAISRAFEKLYGRLDACESFSLSGMTDRAIVRKALSIIGAEVSAEAIDSIIACYLSLLDSEVQRAADREYFVHAGMREAVNEARSRTGVAVGLGTGNVRQGARVKLERVGIYEQFAFGGFGCDHEDRVELIRHGARCGAQLLGAPLEECRVVVIGDTPKDVAAAKGIGALCIGVGTGNFTPQALLDSGADFAFPNFTERGALEALLHDR, encoded by the coding sequence ATGGGGGCCATGCGCCCGACCGTGCTCCTCTTCGATATCGACGGGACCCTCGTCACCACTGGAGGCGCGGGTCGCCGCGCCATCTCTCGCGCCTTCGAGAAGCTCTACGGCCGCCTCGATGCCTGTGAGTCGTTCAGCCTGTCCGGGATGACTGATCGGGCCATCGTCCGCAAGGCCCTGAGCATCATCGGCGCGGAGGTCAGCGCCGAGGCCATCGACTCCATCATCGCCTGCTACCTCTCGCTGCTCGATTCCGAGGTTCAGCGCGCCGCTGACCGCGAATACTTCGTCCACGCCGGCATGCGCGAGGCCGTCAACGAGGCTCGCTCTCGGACCGGCGTCGCCGTGGGCCTTGGCACCGGCAACGTTCGCCAGGGCGCGCGCGTGAAGCTGGAGCGCGTGGGCATCTACGAGCAGTTCGCCTTCGGTGGTTTCGGCTGCGACCACGAGGATCGCGTCGAACTCATCCGCCACGGCGCCCGCTGTGGCGCGCAGTTGCTGGGCGCTCCCCTGGAGGAGTGCCGCGTGGTCGTCATCGGGGACACTCCCAAGGATGTCGCGGCGGCCAAGGGCATCGGCGCTCTCTGCATCGGCGTGGGGACAGGCAACTTCACTCCCCAGGCGCTCCTCGACTCCGGCGCCGACTTCGCCTTCCCGAACTTCACCGAGCGTGGGGCCCTGGAAGCCCTCCTGCACGATCGCTAG
- the cglB gene encoding adventurous gliding motility lipoprotein CglB — translation MRAKLTLLSAFVVGIVGGAIASGCQTYDFEPVEPLAIAQTTVGDVIKARSQKPNMMVLLDTSGSMTLPVDTSLAACQLPSGGGVCGNTPSTPCPVNTCPTRWTELQAAMSRFLDDSGSAVRLGLTTYPGAAQPNSLRCESSSEVRISVPQVDDADTASLQSAADQIQAVIQGIPNSGPNQPSGGTPTSLSLNFVGGVGTLQTTERQDFVLLLTDGLPNCNPSNPNGGGDVAACRCTINRCQGDYTQLGCLDKDASVTAVTELGKKGIQTIVIGFGAETASGAGPETLNAMAQAGGFARKCTDENPNACGAGDTCDPVTKLCGRAFYQAANQAELSQALDAIINLVGNRNICLLELAPAQRPTDDSLIVVYVNDVPTPGGSDTWTLTDEGVLFQGSTCERIRASTDANPIKVEARAVQRK, via the coding sequence ATGCGCGCCAAGCTGACCCTTCTGAGCGCCTTCGTCGTTGGCATCGTCGGAGGCGCGATCGCGTCTGGCTGCCAGACGTACGACTTCGAGCCGGTGGAACCGCTCGCGATCGCTCAGACGACCGTGGGCGATGTGATCAAGGCCCGTTCGCAGAAGCCCAACATGATGGTGCTTCTGGACACGTCGGGCTCCATGACGTTGCCGGTGGACACGTCGCTCGCGGCGTGCCAGCTGCCGAGCGGAGGCGGAGTCTGCGGCAACACGCCCAGCACGCCCTGCCCGGTGAACACGTGCCCCACGCGTTGGACCGAGCTGCAGGCGGCGATGTCCCGGTTCCTCGACGACAGCGGCTCGGCGGTCCGTTTGGGCCTGACGACCTACCCGGGCGCGGCGCAGCCGAACAGCCTCCGGTGTGAGTCCTCGAGCGAGGTCCGTATCTCCGTCCCGCAGGTGGATGACGCGGATACGGCGTCCTTGCAGAGCGCGGCGGATCAGATCCAGGCGGTGATCCAGGGCATTCCCAACTCGGGACCGAACCAGCCGTCGGGCGGTACGCCGACGAGCTTGAGCCTCAACTTCGTGGGAGGCGTCGGGACACTGCAGACCACGGAGCGCCAGGACTTCGTGCTCCTGTTGACCGACGGTCTGCCCAACTGCAACCCGAGCAACCCCAACGGAGGCGGTGATGTCGCCGCCTGCCGCTGCACCATCAACCGGTGCCAGGGCGACTACACGCAGCTGGGGTGCCTCGACAAGGATGCCTCGGTGACGGCGGTCACCGAGCTTGGGAAGAAGGGCATCCAGACCATCGTGATCGGCTTCGGTGCCGAGACGGCCTCGGGTGCGGGTCCTGAGACGCTCAACGCCATGGCACAGGCGGGTGGCTTCGCGCGCAAGTGTACCGACGAGAACCCGAACGCCTGTGGCGCGGGGGACACGTGTGATCCGGTCACGAAGCTGTGTGGCCGCGCCTTCTACCAGGCGGCGAACCAGGCGGAGCTGTCCCAGGCGCTGGATGCCATCATCAACCTGGTGGGTAACCGGAACATCTGCCTGCTGGAGCTGGCGCCGGCCCAGCGTCCCACGGACGACAGCCTGATTGTCGTCTATGTGAACGATGTGCCCACGCCTGGGGGCTCGGATACCTGGACGCTGACGGACGAGGGTGTCCTGTTCCAGGGCTCTACGTGCGAGCGCATCCGGGCGTCGACCGACGCCAACCCGATCAAGGTCGAGGCCCGGGCGGTGCAGCGCAAGTAG
- a CDS encoding HEAT repeat domain-containing protein: protein MPTASLGAARPGLLALKRGAVTLAAVLLLGAGSTLQAAPAEPPSGARGSPSPAGALRTEVASLLERPDAFPPYESRWKPLGPAALGVLEEMASDPKAPVSQRAQAVSSMAAVDHPQATDRLRALVQDARAQAPLRASAVTALGLRVGTEAVSTLLPLLEDRDAHVRMAAARALGRLGGAEVQHALEERLPVEEAPLVREALQQGLTFVEP from the coding sequence ATGCCGACCGCCTCCCTCGGGGCCGCCCGCCCGGGCCTTCTCGCCCTCAAGCGGGGGGCCGTGACTCTTGCCGCCGTGCTCCTGCTCGGCGCGGGGAGCACGCTCCAGGCCGCTCCCGCGGAGCCCCCTTCCGGAGCGAGGGGTTCTCCTTCGCCCGCTGGGGCGCTGCGCACTGAGGTGGCTTCGCTGCTCGAGCGGCCCGATGCGTTTCCTCCTTATGAGAGCCGGTGGAAGCCCCTCGGGCCGGCGGCTCTCGGCGTCCTTGAAGAGATGGCCTCCGATCCGAAGGCGCCTGTGTCTCAACGGGCCCAGGCCGTCTCCTCCATGGCCGCCGTGGACCATCCGCAGGCCACCGACCGGCTGCGCGCCCTCGTTCAGGACGCTCGGGCGCAGGCGCCTCTTCGTGCCAGCGCCGTGACCGCGCTCGGCCTGCGCGTCGGCACAGAGGCTGTCTCCACCTTGCTGCCGCTCCTCGAGGATCGTGACGCGCATGTCCGCATGGCCGCAGCCCGGGCGCTCGGACGCCTGGGAGGCGCTGAAGTCCAGCACGCGCTGGAAGAGCGCCTGCCCGTCGAGGAGGCGCCGCTGGTCCGCGAGGCCCTCCAGCAAGGACTAACCTTCGTCGAGCCCTGA